In one Dermacentor variabilis isolate Ectoservices chromosome 4, ASM5094787v1, whole genome shotgun sequence genomic region, the following are encoded:
- the LOC142577701 gene encoding uncharacterized protein LOC142577701 isoform X2 → MHVLSAAVFSLLLLTPSGQLFGGLRHPLRNLFGPRGGDPDGDGDRTEPHDDPLPDMIPHTNHAPAVLYRRMPSVVIEPETPLGDFYSRRPAAHWPGSHAARLPAVGSRWRPQSGGGPLEGRVAGKAESSAEDRIIEALKLFKQLRTMAT, encoded by the exons ATGCACGTGCTTTCG GCTGCGGTGTTCTCTCTTCTGCTGCTGACGCCAAGCGGGCAACTGTTCGGCGGGCTGCGCCACCCGCTGCGGAACCTGTTCGGCCCACGCGGAGGCGATCCCGACGGCGATGGCGACCGAACGGAACCGCACGATGACCCGCTGCCGGACATGATCCCGCACACCAACCATGCACCAGCAGTCCTCTATCGAAG AATGCCGAGCGTGGTGATTGAGCCAGAGACGCCCCTGGGCGACTTCTACTCAAGGAGACCGGCGGCCCACTGGCCCGGATCACACGCCGCCCGGCTGCCTGCCGTCGGCTCGCGCTGGCGGCCGCAGAGCGGCGGCGGCCCGCTCGAAGGCCGCGTCGCCGGAAAAGCGGAGAGCTCCGCCGAAGACCGAATCATCGAGGCACTGAAGCTGTTCAAGCAGCTGAGGACCATGGCGACGTGA